CGAGACTCATTCGCAAAACGGCTTCGGGGAACGGGGGACGGCTGCTTATCCCCTGGTTTGAGGGCGAACGAACACCCGACGTTCCAAAAGCTGCTCCCGTTCATCTGGGGTTTCGGACGGGAGATTTTACAAAAGAGATTCTGGCCCGGGCCATTCTGGAAGGGCATATTTTAAATCTTTATTACGGATTTCAACGCATGCCGGTCAAACCGAAGGAAATCCGCTTGACGGGCGGACTCTCGAAATCAGAGGCGTGGCAGCAGGGCATCGCCGATGTTTTTGAGGCGGAAACCGTACCGGTGGAGGGAGAAGGCGCCGCTCTTGGCGCGGCCCTTCACGCCGCCTGGGTGTGGCAGAAGGAAAACGGCCGGGCTATCCCTCTCGAAACGTTGGTTCAGCCGTTTGTAAAACGGAATGAAGAACAGCGAAAGAAGCCGATCGCCAAGAATGTTCAGGTGTATCAAAAACAAAAGGAGCTTTACACGGCACTTGTCAATCGAATCCTCGGCCGAGCCGCGGGAAATCCTTTTGATTTACGGGCGGGAATGCCTGTCGGGAATTGACGGAATCACCGCACCCGTAAAGGGTGCGGCTACAGATTGCAGAGGTAACCGCAGGCTTTATGCCTGCGTTCTTGCGAAATCGGAGAAACTGCTTCATCAACCTTTGGTGGATTTGCAATGACACCGTTACTTGAAGAAGTCTGGGTATGTGTACGAAGATTCACGGGGGCGCACCCGTAAAGGGTGCGGCTACAGATTACAGGAGTAACCGCAGGCTTTATGCCTGCGTTCTTCTCACTATACGTTTATGCTACGGAGGTCTCACACCCCATGAATTTGAAAGCGGATCATTTTGCATTTGAGGTTTCCGATCTGGATGCCTCAATTGACTTTTATTCCCGAATTCTCGGATTAAAGGTATTGTCGAAAATGGTGGATTCAGACCATCACGAGGCCTTTGCGTTCCTGGAATTGGAAGGCGCAAATCTGGAACTCCTGCAGCGTCTGGATGAAAACAATTTGCCGCTGCCTTTTCAAAGGCCACCCATTCAACCCCCGTTTTGTCCGCATCTGGCCATTCGATCAGAGAATCTGGAGGGCCTGCTCGCGGAATTGCAGAAAAAGGGTGTGCCCGTGGTAAAAGATCTTCAGGAAATTCCGGGTCAGGTGAAGTGGTTTTATGTGTCGGATCCGGATCACAATGTAATTGAATATGTTCAGTGGCTGAAGAAATAAACCTTTTTCACAGCAGCGCTAAATACGGTACCTCAACTTGAGGATTTGACAGTATTTCGACAGGATTCACAAATTTACATTTTCATTTCCACCCCTGAAATCCAGGCTCGGGTTTTGAAGCAAATAACTCAGTCAAGTCCCATTTTCCAAAAAAAAGGAGAATTCCATGACACCCCGTAAACTGACCATCATCGTGCTTTTTTTAATCGTAACGATTTTGTCCGGTTGCAGCGGTTTCAATCATCCGGCCAAACAGGTGACGGTATCAGCCCTTTTTGGCTCGAATATGGTATTGCAGCGAGGGATGAAACTTCCGGTGTGGGGCACTGCCGAACCCGGGGGACAGGTGCGAGTGGAGCTGGGCAGTTTCCGGAAGCAGGGTACGGCAGGCAAAGATGGTAAATGGAAGGTGGTTTTTAATCCCCTTCCGGCTGGCGGACCGTACACGCTCAAAATAATCGGCCGGGACACCACCTCATTTCGAAATGTTATGGTGGGTGAGGTGTGGCTCTGCTCGGGCCAGTCAAATATGGAAATGCCTCTCGGTGGTTGGGGGAAAATCAGGAATTACAAACAGGAAATCGCTGCGGCCGATTACCCGACCATCCGGTTGTTTCAGGTAGAAAAAACCATGAGCACCCGCCCGGATTCCGTCGTGCGCAGTGACGGTTGGAAGGTTTGCTCGCCGGAAACGGTTCCGGAGTTTTCTGCCGCTGCCTATTTTTTTGGCCGAAATCTTTCGGAAAAGCTGCACGTCCCCATCGGATTAATTGAATCTGCCTGGGGTGGAACGGTTGTAGAAGCCTGGACAAGTGCCGCCTCTCTGGATACCTTTCCGGAGTTTACGAAAATACTCCAGGAGATGAAAACCGGCCAATTTTCGAAGGATCGTATTTTTACGGTGTATCAGAAGAAACTGGCCGGCTGGAGAAAACAGGTCTTTGGAAAGATTGCCCGTTTGGGTGATTTTAAAGCTCATTGGGAATCGCCTCAACTGGATGATTCAGGCTGGAAAACCATGAGACTTCCCACCTTCTGGGAGAGGGCCGGCTTTAAAAATCTGGATGGCGTGGTCTGGTTTCGGAAAACCGTGACGCTCCCGGCCAGCTGGCAGGGTAAGGGCGCCACGCTTTCTCTTGGCCCGGTAAATGACGCGGACAACACGTATTTTAACGGGATGAAGGTTGGCGGTTTGAGCTACCACGAATGGCCCCGGCGCTACCCCATTCCCGATTCTCTTATTCACGCCGGGAAAAATGTTATCGCCGTTCAGGTGTTGGACATCGGAGGAAAAGGGGGACTGTACGGAAAACCCGAACAGCTCAAACTTATTTCGCAGACCGGAGCATCTGTTTCGCTGGCCGGGCCGTGGCGTTTTCACATCAGCCGGATTGCGTTGGATGCAAAAAAGTTGCCGCGCCAACCGAGTGTCCCCCGATTGTCAAACCAGCCGTCCGTGCTGTTTAATGCTATGATTGCTCCGTTGATCCCGTTTCCCATTCGCGGGGTAATCTGGTATCAGGGAGAATCCAATGCCGACCGCGCCTACCAGTACCGGAAGCTCTTTAAGGCATTGATTCAGGATTGGCGGAATCACTGGGGGGAAGGAGACTTTCCGTTTTTGTTTGTTCAACTGGCTAATTACATGCCGAGAAAACCGGAGCCCTCGGAAGATGCCTGGGCGGAGTTGCGAGAGGCTCAAACGATGGCGCTGTCGCTTCCGAATACGGGAATGGCCGTCACCATTGACATCGGCAATGCGAAGGATATTCACCCGAAAAACAAACAGGAGGTTGGGCGGCGGCTGGCTCTGATTGCCCGCCATCTGGTGTACGGGGATTCCGTGGACTATTCCGGTCCGATGTACCAGTCGATGACCATTGAAGGAAACCGCATCCGGCTGAAATTTTCCCACGTAGACGGAGGGTTGATTACAAAAGGCGAAAATGCTCCGGTGGGATTTGCCATTGCCGGAGCCGATCACAAATTTTATTGGGCACGGGCCAAAATTGACGGGCCCACGGTCGTTGTTTGGAATCCGAATGTTCTCCATCCGGTGGCGGTTCGTTACGCCTGGGCCTCCAATCCGAAGTGCAATTTGTACAACCGGGCAGGTCTCCCGGCCTCTCCCTTCCGTACGGATAATTGGGACGGCATCACAAAGGGAAACAAGTAGAATAGGGTTCTTCATGGCGTTGATGTGTTTTGTGAATAACAAAAGCGCCATTAGTCGGATGAGCTCTTGTGAACCCCGCCAAATAGAATTACAGGCAGAAAATACGGGGCAGGTGTTCTTAACGATTCAGTGGAAAGAGGAACTACTGAAATGAAAATCGGGCACGGAAATCTTTTTCTCCTATCCGTTTTCGCACTGGTGATATTTTTCGTGACCTCCTGCGGGGTTGTGGAGTACGAAAAGAAAAAATGCCCGGAAGACAAGTTTGTTCAGGAACTCTGGCTTATTGATCTGAATCAAAACACGGAAGTCCTTGTAGGCCATGGCACAAATCCCGTGTTTTCTGCCGACAGCCGCCATGTTGTTTTTATTGATGATTCCAATGCCGTTGTTTTATTTGATCTTAAAACTCAATCCGTCACGCCGCTGATTTCTTCTTTCAAATATGTGTACAGTTTGACAATTACCTACAAGACAAATTGGCTTGCATTGTCAGCAATGGATTTTGCTTCTGCTTCGGTTGATATTTTTATTCTTCACCCGGACGGATCCGGTTTGAGAAATCTTAGCTATTCCAACTCCCGAAATGAAAATGACCCGAGTTTCTCGTCTGACGGGAAATGGATTGTTTTTAAAGAGGAATCTGATATTTCAATGATGAATTTTCAAGGGGAAAAGAGAACTCTGATAACAGGTAATACGGGATCTATTGGTTTCCCCCGATTAACATTTAGCGGCAATAAATTGGTGTTTCTTCACTACCCGGATAAAAATGTAAAAATCTGTGATTTGAAGGATTCAACCAAAGATACAACCATTCAAATTGCAGGGGGACACGTTGATATTTCCCCAACCAAAGATGAAATTTTGTATTTTTATTACGGCGGCCTTTACGAGATGGATACCAATACATTTGCAAAGGAAAAAATTGCTGATTATGGTCGATCTTTTTCTTATTCCCCCGATGGCCAATGGGTTGTTTTTATCGATTTGAACGATCGCATCATTCTTAAGAATATCGAGACAGGCGTGCAGAAAGTCGTTAAAGAATTTTCCCGAAATGAAATGAATAACGGCATGATAAACTCATGTCGCATCTCTCCGGATAATCAAAAGATTCTTTTTCAAAAAAGTTACACGAAAAAGGTGATTCCTTAATGATGAGCCTTAAAAAACAGGCCCTTTTATTTTTTATGATTTTGCTGATTCCCGATCTTTTGGCGGCAGAATGGCGGTGGCAAAATCCAACACCGCCGCCCGAAACCTTTAACGATGTTTATTTTATTGATCATCAGACGGGCTGGATGGTAAGCAGTTTCGGCAGCATTTTTAAAACCAGCGATGGAGGTCGCCATTGGGTGAAACAGGTTTCGCACGTGAGTGAATATTTAAGCTCCGTTTATTTTATCAATTCCGACACAGGCTGGGCCGCCGGTGGAAAAAATTATTCGGCCATTTTGGTGTCAACCGAAGATGGTGGAGAAACTTGGAGGCCTCAAAAAATACCGGGGGCCTGCCGAATAAATGATGTTGTTTTTGTTTCTCCGGCCACCTGGTTTGCCGTGGACGCGTGCGGTCTCATCGCAAAAACACGCGATGGCGGGAAAACCTGGCAAATTACAGGTTCCGGTTCCGGGGGGCTAAACGATATTTGCTTTCCTTCGCCCGATGTGGGGTGGGCTGTAGGAGAAAAGCATAAAATTATTCGAACGACAGACGGCGGGAAAACGTGGAACCGGGTGGCTAAGAGGATCAATTATTACCATTTGAGGGGTGTCTTTGCAGTTGATTCAAGCACGGCCTGGGTGGTGGGAGACGGGGACAATGTGCTGTTTACTCACAACGGCGGCCAAACCTGGGAGGTGCAAAAGACCGATTCGCCTTTTTCTTTTATTTCAATCACATTTGTTAATCAGACAAGCGGCTGGCTCACCGGGTACCACGGGGTCATTGGGCATACCACAAATGGTGGAAAGTCCTGGACGATTGCCAGGCAGCCCGATGACGTCAGTTTGATTGGTCTCCATTTTTTAAACGATCAAACGGGCTGGATTTGCGGAGAAAGCGGGATACTATTACGAACAACCGATGGTGGCGAAAGTTGGGTTCATCTGAACAAAGGGAAACGAAACACGCTGTTGGACATTTTTTCCGCAGGGGATGAAGCCTGGGCTGTTGGAACGCAAGGAATTATCTTGCATACGCAGGACGCCGGCAACCAGTGGGATGTGCAAGAAAGTGGGACGCAGAAGGATTTGCGCGGGGTCGCGTTTTGGAATCATCAAACAGGCTGGGCAGTCGGCAATGCCGGAACAATTTTACACACATCGAACGGTGGCCTGTACTGGGAACGTTTAGAAGTGCCATTTAGTACCCACCTGAACGGGTTGGCTGAACTTGATGAAAAGACGCTTTTTGTTGTGGGAACAGGGGGCATGGCTTATGCCACGCAGGATGCCGGGCAAAATTGGAAAAGCCAAAAACTGGGGAATACCGATCTTTTGGCCATTCAATTTGTTGATGCTCAAAATGGCTGGATAGTGGGGGGAGATTTTAAAAATTCTGTGATTTGGCATTCGTCAAATCGCGGGGAGACATGGGAGAAACAAAAAAGTCCCCTTTCGATGGGACTTCGAGACGTGCATTTTGTGGACGTATTTCATGGTTGGGCTGTGGGAGGCGGCAGTTGGAGTCAGGAGCCAACCCTTATTCGAACGGCAGACGGCGGGCGTCACTGGGTTGTTTGTCGGACTCCGAATCGCCGTGGCTTGCGTGCGGTTTGGTTTCTGGATCAATTTCATGGCTGGACCGTTGGAGAGCAAGGCAATGTCCTGTCAACTTTTGACGGCGGTGTGACCTGGCAAAGCCAGCCCGTCAGAATGAATGGAACGCTCAATGCGGTAATGTTCAGTTCAAAAACGTCCGGGTGGGCCGTGGGAACCGGCGGAGCAATTCTGCATTGGGAGGTGCCGGATTCCTCTTCCG
The genomic region above belongs to Calditrichota bacterium and contains:
- a CDS encoding 9-O-acetylesterase, whose amino-acid sequence is MTPRKLTIIVLFLIVTILSGCSGFNHPAKQVTVSALFGSNMVLQRGMKLPVWGTAEPGGQVRVELGSFRKQGTAGKDGKWKVVFNPLPAGGPYTLKIIGRDTTSFRNVMVGEVWLCSGQSNMEMPLGGWGKIRNYKQEIAAADYPTIRLFQVEKTMSTRPDSVVRSDGWKVCSPETVPEFSAAAYFFGRNLSEKLHVPIGLIESAWGGTVVEAWTSAASLDTFPEFTKILQEMKTGQFSKDRIFTVYQKKLAGWRKQVFGKIARLGDFKAHWESPQLDDSGWKTMRLPTFWERAGFKNLDGVVWFRKTVTLPASWQGKGATLSLGPVNDADNTYFNGMKVGGLSYHEWPRRYPIPDSLIHAGKNVIAVQVLDIGGKGGLYGKPEQLKLISQTGASVSLAGPWRFHISRIALDAKKLPRQPSVPRLSNQPSVLFNAMIAPLIPFPIRGVIWYQGESNADRAYQYRKLFKALIQDWRNHWGEGDFPFLFVQLANYMPRKPEPSEDAWAELREAQTMALSLPNTGMAVTIDIGNAKDIHPKNKQEVGRRLALIARHLVYGDSVDYSGPMYQSMTIEGNRIRLKFSHVDGGLITKGENAPVGFAIAGADHKFYWARAKIDGPTVVVWNPNVLHPVAVRYAWASNPKCNLYNRAGLPASPFRTDNWDGITKGNK
- a CDS encoding T9SS type A sorting domain-containing protein, yielding MSLKKQALLFFMILLIPDLLAAEWRWQNPTPPPETFNDVYFIDHQTGWMVSSFGSIFKTSDGGRHWVKQVSHVSEYLSSVYFINSDTGWAAGGKNYSAILVSTEDGGETWRPQKIPGACRINDVVFVSPATWFAVDACGLIAKTRDGGKTWQITGSGSGGLNDICFPSPDVGWAVGEKHKIIRTTDGGKTWNRVAKRINYYHLRGVFAVDSSTAWVVGDGDNVLFTHNGGQTWEVQKTDSPFSFISITFVNQTSGWLTGYHGVIGHTTNGGKSWTIARQPDDVSLIGLHFLNDQTGWICGESGILLRTTDGGESWVHLNKGKRNTLLDIFSAGDEAWAVGTQGIILHTQDAGNQWDVQESGTQKDLRGVAFWNHQTGWAVGNAGTILHTSNGGLYWERLEVPFSTHLNGLAELDEKTLFVVGTGGMAYATQDAGQNWKSQKLGNTDLLAIQFVDAQNGWIVGGDFKNSVIWHSSNRGETWEKQKSPLSMGLRDVHFVDVFHGWAVGGGSWSQEPTLIRTADGGRHWVVCRTPNRRGLRAVWFLDQFHGWTVGEQGNVLSTFDGGVTWQSQPVRMNGTLNAVMFSSKTSGWAVGTGGAILHWEVPDSSSGRGTPVTELLNIFPNPFHSEAVVDFILEKPEFVKIYLFNLLGKRVATIAETPMDKGEHLVVFRPRFLAAGVYFVRLTTPTFQKVNKILYVPK
- a CDS encoding VOC family protein, giving the protein MNLKADHFAFEVSDLDASIDFYSRILGLKVLSKMVDSDHHEAFAFLELEGANLELLQRLDENNLPLPFQRPPIQPPFCPHLAIRSENLEGLLAELQKKGVPVVKDLQEIPGQVKWFYVSDPDHNVIEYVQWLKK